A section of the Triticum dicoccoides isolate Atlit2015 ecotype Zavitan chromosome 7A, WEW_v2.0, whole genome shotgun sequence genome encodes:
- the LOC119328320 gene encoding uncharacterized protein LOC119328320, which translates to MARAGEEDGEVAAPPPPPPPHTLAKQRATSTMRRRGGAPPRSRRRSVLADGEPSSPGMVYLSLDDGGSDEVVEEVGSHMSHHGHLRTVYMSGFRCYNDQVKLAYCILQNARVLEHMEIQPRVAAGNVPHFRIMALAFLRGTCQCPLRMSLLICRFCFTKLIHMLSMSTTPSLPFIIKFPRRGWWRKSSVRIHRVVVHDRRSAPINFHAASLLVLSMFLI; encoded by the exons ATGGCCAGAGCAGGAGAAGAAGACGGCGAagtagccgctcctcctcctccccctccccctcacaCTCTGGCGAAGCAA CGCGCCACTTCGACGATGAGGCGGCGAGGCGGAGCACCACCACGGAGTCGGCGACGATCCGTCCTTGCGGATGGAGAGCCTTCCTCGCCTGGG ATGGTATATCTGAGCCTTGACGACGGTGGGAGCGATGAGGTGGTGGAGGAGGTAGGCTCCCATATGAGTCACCATGGTCATCTCAGGACAGTCTACATGAGCGGGTTCCGGTGCTACAATGATCAGGTCAAGCTGGCGTACTGTATCTTGCAGAATGCTCGTGTTCTCGAGCACATGGAAATACAGCCAAGGGTCGCGGCCGGTAATGTTCCCCATTTCAGGATCATGGCGCTGGCATTCTTGAGAGGCACCTGTCAGTGTCCACTTCGTATGTCTCTGCTGATCTGCAG GTTTTGCTTCACGAAGCTTATCCATATGCTGTCTATGTCCACTACTCCATCCCTTCCATTTATAATTAAGTTCCCTCGGCGTGGATGGTGGAGAAAATCTAGCGTACGTATTCATCGCGTGGTCGTCCATGACCGACGATCGGCACCCATTAATTTCCACGCGGCATCATTGCTTGTTCTTTCCATGTTCTTGATATGA
- the LOC119331145 gene encoding alpha-1,2-galactosyltransferase gmh3-like, translating into MGARERRAVHHRARLRLLPHHRHLLLLLPLLLLFLLPPLSALLLRRANSLGRRCLPPAAEHRPLAGQRLSFSIVTLSDEDLSGRGVRGRSFRGVLAATARNKRAYAAAHGYGLAALPPGAVDPARPPAWSKVLALRAHLHRHHWLFWNDADTLVTNPGISLEEILFSVIGHSDFDASPDLILTEDINGVNAGLFFIRRSKWSERFLDTWWNHTSFVQFGSTKSGDNAALKHIVDHLSPEETQAHVRIAKMQCLFNSYPWVATCKSVHRLIFHPSTTWKGAYSDGDFMVHFAGLNDKRGWTSRILREITHR; encoded by the exons ATGGGCGCCCGGGAGCGCCGCGCCGTCCACCACCGCgctcgcctccgcctcctcccccaccaccgccaccttctcctcctccttccgctgctgctcctcttcctcctcccgcccctctccgcgctcctcctccgccgcgccaACTCACTGGGCCGCCGCTGCCTGCCCCCCGCCGCCGAGCACCGCCCCCTCGCCGGGCAGCGGCTCAGCTTCTCCATCGTCACGCTCTCCGACGAGGACCTGTCGGGCCGAGGCGTGCGGGGGCGGTCCTTCCGCGGCGTGCTGGCGGCCACCGCGCGGAACAAGCGCGCCTACGCGGCCGCGCACGGGTACGGCCTCGCCGCGCTGCCCCCCGGCGCGGTCgaccccgcccgcccgcccgcctggAGCAAGGTCCTCGCCCTCCGCGCCCACCTGCACCGCCACCACTGGCTCTTCTGGAACGACGCG GACACGCTGGTTACCAACCCTGGCATCTCGTTG GAGGAGATTTTGTTCTCGGTGATTGGGCATAGTGATTTTGATGCATCGCCTGATCTCATTCTGACAGAGGATATCAATGGGGTGAATGCCG GACTGTTCTTCATAAGGAGGTCGAAATGGAGTGAGCGATTTCTGGATACATGGTGGAACCATACATCATTTGTACAATTTGGTTCCACAAAAAGTGGGGATAATGCAGCGCTGAAGCATATTGTGGATCACTTGTCACCTGAAGAAACACAAGCACACGTCCGTATAGCAAAAATGCAGTGCCTCTTCAACTCATACCCCTGGGTTGCTACGTGCAAATCAGTTCACCGCCTGATCTTCCACCCGTCCACTACATGGAAAG GGGCTTATTCAGATGGAGATTTCATGGTCCATTTTGCTGGCCTAAATGACAAGCGAGGCTGGACATCAAGAATTCTTAGAGAGATAACTCACCGATGA